A window from Leptospira meyeri encodes these proteins:
- a CDS encoding Gldg family protein, whose amino-acid sequence MFLTADRILPFVSLLSLFAYFLFDGMVVDPKRRIIFFGVIFLFLASDTIVRAFSKGLRKEDQNRYIAAGFGIGAFLLSVLRDFLDLKPVAGLNEEVSAIPKVREFLLLCVVLLSIVFLLQIILLEIGKSSLEAQSNLAKSKSSLLQNAVLGFLFVLPIVVAVNYFAIKRNYNFDLSSQGKFSLSQISRNLIKPIAKDVTITAFYPRPLEADGPANGDKLAAFALTRVRPDIEILLDQIKAENSHITVQFINADVEVDLLKEFGQVSNGTIFVRSKKQSLLTSGTPFAEERVIAKETKDLEDLERKLVGALLNVTTEQKKVYFTVSNGERYGMSFKALPNEQVNRFVSSLQFLNFKVAEWGFAQGWPSKLPEDAEMLVILGPTVPFSKEAKEELTKFVLEKNGKLLITMEPKGNEDFSWLLSSAGLKYKSSELIEREEKPGFVVAKRFPDNRLTDLLQKKDMGILFPYSGYLETDATIPSPYSLKSETLLESGFEAFSDENKNGKLDPNEKKESKILSIVLTPMSLTNDKAGKIILHTGTSWITDQFIPYAMNSQFSTVSITGLFQDTAVAEIPLKKEELDTISLSDNQKLVAWVIGVFLFPGFILAVGSYFVYSRRKSSMIEV is encoded by the coding sequence ATGTTTTTGACCGCAGATAGAATTTTACCATTTGTAAGTTTACTTTCTCTTTTCGCCTATTTCTTGTTTGATGGGATGGTTGTAGATCCCAAAAGAAGAATCATATTTTTTGGAGTGATTTTTTTGTTTTTAGCTTCTGATACCATTGTCAGAGCTTTTTCAAAAGGACTACGGAAAGAAGACCAGAATCGTTATATTGCTGCCGGATTTGGAATCGGTGCTTTTTTATTATCTGTTTTACGTGATTTTTTGGATTTAAAACCAGTCGCTGGATTGAATGAAGAAGTCAGTGCCATTCCAAAAGTAAGAGAATTTCTTTTGCTTTGTGTTGTTTTATTATCAATTGTATTTCTTCTTCAAATCATACTCCTTGAGATTGGGAAGTCATCCTTAGAGGCACAAAGTAATTTAGCAAAATCCAAGAGCTCCCTTTTGCAAAATGCTGTATTAGGATTTTTATTTGTTCTTCCCATTGTGGTTGCAGTTAATTATTTTGCGATCAAACGAAACTATAACTTTGATTTGAGTAGCCAGGGGAAATTTTCCCTTTCTCAAATCTCTAGAAATCTAATCAAACCAATCGCAAAAGATGTTACCATCACTGCATTTTACCCGCGTCCTCTGGAAGCGGATGGACCGGCAAATGGAGATAAGTTGGCAGCCTTCGCACTGACTCGAGTCCGCCCTGATATTGAAATTCTTTTGGACCAAATCAAAGCAGAAAACTCACATATCACCGTCCAATTTATCAATGCAGATGTGGAAGTGGATTTACTAAAAGAGTTTGGCCAGGTTTCGAATGGGACCATCTTTGTTCGTTCGAAGAAACAATCTTTACTTACGTCCGGAACTCCATTTGCAGAAGAAAGGGTGATCGCTAAAGAAACAAAAGATTTAGAAGATCTGGAACGCAAGTTAGTTGGTGCACTACTCAATGTTACTACCGAACAGAAAAAAGTTTATTTTACTGTTTCCAATGGGGAAAGATACGGTATGTCTTTTAAAGCCCTTCCAAATGAACAAGTAAACCGATTTGTCTCTTCTTTACAGTTTTTAAACTTTAAGGTGGCAGAGTGGGGATTTGCGCAAGGTTGGCCTTCCAAATTACCAGAAGATGCCGAAATGTTGGTGATTCTTGGACCAACGGTTCCTTTTTCCAAAGAAGCTAAGGAAGAATTGACTAAGTTTGTTTTGGAAAAAAATGGAAAACTTCTCATCACCATGGAACCGAAAGGGAACGAAGACTTTAGTTGGTTACTATCAAGTGCTGGTCTTAAATATAAATCTTCAGAGTTAATAGAAAGAGAAGAAAAACCTGGATTTGTTGTAGCAAAACGGTTTCCGGATAACAGGCTCACCGATTTACTCCAGAAAAAAGACATGGGAATTTTATTCCCTTACAGTGGTTATTTGGAAACGGATGCGACCATTCCATCTCCTTATTCGTTAAAGTCGGAAACTTTATTAGAGTCAGGTTTTGAAGCTTTTTCTGATGAAAATAAAAATGGAAAATTAGATCCAAACGAAAAAAAAGAGAGTAAAATTCTCTCCATCGTATTGACACCCATGTCATTAACCAATGACAAAGCAGGCAAAATCATTTTGCACACAGGTACTTCTTGGATTACCGATCAGTTCATTCCATATGCGATGAACTCTCAGTTTTCTACTGTGTCCATCACGGGTTTGTTCCAGGACACGGCTGTTGCAGAAATTCCTCTTAAAAAAGAGGAATTAGATACTATTTCCCTTTCCGACAATCAAAAGTTAGTTGCTTGGGTAATCGGAGTGTTTTTGTTTCCAGGATTCATTTTGGCAGTGGGATCTTACTTTGTATATTCAAGAAGAAAAAGTTCTATGATTGAAGTATGA
- a CDS encoding ABC transporter permease — MNWQTAVWIYKKELRLFFGTYMGPLVLGGTAFLNALFVMILNFNGTANYEIATYITFISFMTTILIAMVIISMGSIVEERNKGTLELLFTSPVTDLEIVFGKFLFGVTVCGIITIFINGLFPLLLYSFWKAPFYMVASGSVGVFLLGVFTFTIGMFGSSLGKNQMISLLISVLIILTLWVVGYFSHLFQATTRKVLFHLHIFSHFAAFAKGVVPLTGIVFFLSGTFLFLYLTVKVLESRRWRG; from the coding sequence ATGAACTGGCAAACGGCTGTTTGGATCTATAAAAAAGAATTACGATTATTTTTTGGAACATATATGGGACCATTGGTTCTCGGAGGAACTGCATTTCTCAATGCACTCTTTGTGATGATTCTAAATTTTAATGGAACTGCAAATTATGAAATTGCAACCTATATCACTTTCATTTCCTTTATGACAACAATTCTTATCGCAATGGTCATCATATCGATGGGTTCTATTGTTGAAGAAAGAAATAAGGGAACTTTGGAATTACTTTTTACGTCTCCAGTCACAGACTTGGAAATTGTTTTTGGTAAATTCCTTTTTGGTGTTACTGTTTGTGGGATTATAACTATCTTTATCAACGGACTCTTTCCTTTATTGTTATACTCTTTTTGGAAAGCTCCTTTTTACATGGTAGCTTCTGGTAGTGTCGGTGTGTTTTTGTTAGGTGTCTTTACCTTCACGATTGGAATGTTTGGATCAAGTCTTGGCAAAAACCAAATGATTTCTTTACTGATTTCCGTCTTAATCATTTTGACGCTTTGGGTTGTGGGATATTTTTCACACCTCTTCCAAGCAACTACGAGAAAGGTTCTCTTCCATTTACATATTTTTTCGCACTTTGCCGCTTTTGCCAAAGGTGTTGTCCCTTTGACTGGAATTGTTTTTTTCTTAAGTGGAACATTTTTGTTCTTATACCTTACCGTAAAGGTCTTGGAATCCAGGAGATGGAGGGGATAG